In Phyllopteryx taeniolatus isolate TA_2022b chromosome 6, UOR_Ptae_1.2, whole genome shotgun sequence, one genomic interval encodes:
- the ptpn3 gene encoding tyrosine-protein phosphatase non-receptor type 3 isoform X3 encodes MPNPDLLCLVQLLDGTIETFRVNKQDEGVVLLDRVCDHLGLQERQLFSLQIRESGTAVTSVAADAHSPRWLEPEKPLKKQLKAELGDHSPSQQSGYLSKCHFIPGQDENFVSKVEELHPKHNGLTKSEAELCFLNTARTLELYGVEPHAALDTNHAPLTVGLASSGVAVFCNMVCSSFFPWGNIIKISFKRKRFFIHLKRKHGETRDCLVSLVLPCSKTCKNLWRSCVDHHSFFSCNRSAGSPKRNESDVHSYRQLITQHLGLANSKNESGPVCQRVVGGMVWNPVLRRSISSEYLETKSLPSRSPPSAPNWRSPRVRHGVRKVRPSSMELSGEQKDASEGEDVFYTYRASVGSSEGDASPHQLGEILLQADDGAAEDDGVSGSVYSNKQALSEGDLLLVRIAPDHEGKFGFNVKGGVDQKMALAVSRVRPDSPAGRCEPKLLEGDQVVLINGRDISEHTHDQVVMFIRASRESHSRELALLVKRKGPGRAAALLLPSPALALTAQSQGDAPPSPGRSERVATLDESMRLLERGIQSGTLCFHFENLYRRKPGLSLSCARLPKNMDKNRYRDILPYDATRVTLQGQDDYINASHVAVEPPVSGVCLRYVAAQGPLPQTCAHFWQTVWEQQSHTVVMLTTLTERGRTKCHQYWPHPPEGKDYGHVRVKCHSEECNLAYVTRQFTLTHTQRGEERAVTHLQYVAWPDHGVPDDPSDFLLFVGSARERRRAREPLVVHCSAGIGRTGVLITMETALTLLDRGLPVFPLDIVKTLRDQRAMMIQTTCQFQFVCEAILRVYKEKQGGSAAP; translated from the exons ATGCCAAATCCGGACCTGCTCTGCCTAGTTCAGCTGCTGGACGGCACCATCGAGACCTTCCGAGTCAAC AAGCAAGATGAAGGTGTGGTTCTGTTGGACCGAGTGTGCGACCACCTGGGCCTGCAGGAGAGGCAGCTCTTCAGTCTGCAGATCAGAGAGTCCGGCACAGCCGTCACCTCCGTCGCAGCCGACGCGCACTCGCCC AGATGGTTGGAGCCTGAGAAACCCTTGAAGAAGCAGCTAAAAG CCGAGCTGGGGGACCACAGCCCGTCCCAGCAAAGCGGTTACTTGTCGAAGTGCCACTTCATCCCCGGGCAGGACGAGAACTTTGTATCCAAAGTGGAGGAGCTGCATCCCAAGCACAA CGGTCTGACGAAGAGTGAGGCAGAGCTGTGTTTCCTCAACACGGCCCGGACGTTGGAGCTGTACGGCGTGGAGCCGCACGCCGCCCTG GACACCAACCATGCCCCTCTCACGGTGGGCTTGGCATCAAGCGGCGTTGCCGTATTCTGTAATATGGTTTGCTCCAGTTTCTTCCCCTG GGGGAACATTATCAAGATTTCATTTAAGAGGAAGCGCTTCTTCATACATCTCAAGCGCAAACAT GGGGAGACCCGGGACTGCCTGGTGTCGCTGGTTCTGCCGTGCTCCAAGACCTGCAAGAACCTGTGGCGCTCCTGTGTGGATCATCACTCCTTCTTCAGCTGCAACCGCAGCGCCGGGAGCCCCAAACGCAACGAAAGCGACGTTCATTCCTACAGGCAGCTGATTACTCAGCACCTGGGCCTGGCGAACAGTAAAAACGAAAG CGGTCCGGTTTGCCAACGTGTAGTGGGCGGGATGGTGTGGAACCCAGTCCTGCGCCGGTCCATTTCGTCAgaatatttggaaacaaagaGTCTGCCGTCTAGATCGCCCCCCAGCGCGCCCAACTG GCGGAGTCCTCGCGTTCGCCACGGCGTCCGCAAAGTGCGCCCGTCGTCCATGGAGCTGAGCGGCGAGCAGAAAGACGCGTCGGAGGGCGAAGACGTCTTCTACACGTACAGGGCGTCCGTCGGCAGCAGCGAGGGGGACGCGTCGCCGCATCA GTTGGGCGAGATCTTGTTGCAAGCTGATGACGGCGCAGCAGAAGACGACGGCGTCAGCGGCTCCGTCTACAGCAACAAG CAGGCCCTCAGCGAGGGCGACCTGCTGCTGGTACGCATTGCCCCTGATCACGAGGGCAAGTTTGGCTTCAATGTTAAA GGCGGGGTGGATCAGAAGATGGCTCTCGCCGTATCCCGCGTTAGACCTGACTCTCCG GCCGGTCGATGTGAGCCCAAACTGCTGGAGGGTGACCAGGTGGTGCTCATCAACGGTCGAGACATTTCCGAACACACGCACGACCAGGTGGTCATGTTCATACGGGCCAGCAGAGAGTCGCACTCCCGGGAGCTGGCCCTGCTCGTCAAACGCAAAG GTCCCGGCCGAGCGGCGGCACTCCTGCTGCCGTCCCCGGCCCTCGCCCTCACCGCTCAGTCCCAGGGTGACGCGCCGCCGTCTCCCGGCCGCTCGGAGCGGGTCGCCACGCTGGACGAATCCATGCGACTGTTGGAGAGAGGAATTCAGTCGGGAACGCTGTGCTTCCATTTCGAG AATTTATACAGGAGGAAGCCCGGCTTGTCGCTAAGCTGCGCTCGGCTTCCCAAGAACATGGACAAGAATCGCTACAGGGACATTTTACCCT ATGACGCAACCAGAGTCACCCTCCAGGGCCAGGACGACTACATCAACGCCAGCCACGTCGCG GTGGAACCTCCGGTGTCTGGGGTGTGTTTACGTTATGTTGCAGCTCAGGGTCCACTGCCGCAGACCTGCGCTCACTTTTGGCAAACTGTTTGGGAGCAGCAGTCGCACACCGTTGTCATGCTTACAACTCTGACGGAGCGGGGAAGG ACCAAGTGCCACCAGTACTGGCCGCATCCGCCGGAAGGCAAGGATTACGGACACGTGCGGGTGAAGTGTCACTCGGAGGAGTGCAACCTGGCCTACGTGACGCGGCAGTTCACCCTCACGCACACTCAG CGGGGCGAAGAGCGTGCGGTCACGCACCTGCAGTACGTGGCGTGGCCCGACCACGGCGTACCCGACGACCCCTCCGACTTCCTGCTGTTCGTCGGCTCGGCGCGGGAGAGGAGGCGAGCCCGAGAGCCTCTCGTGGTGCACTGCAG CGCCGGGATCGGACGGACGGGCGTTCTGATCACCATGGAGACGGCGCTGACGCTGCTGGATCGGGGGCTGCCGGTGTTTCCGCTGGACATTGTCAAAACACTGAGAGATCAGCGAGCCATGATGATTCAGACCACG TGTCAGTTCCAGTTTGTGTGCGAGGCCATCCTGCGAGTCTACAAGGAGAAGCAAGGGGGCTCTGCGGCCCCGTAG
- the ptpn3 gene encoding tyrosine-protein phosphatase non-receptor type 3 isoform X2, protein MPNPDLLCLVQLLDGTIETFRVNKQDEGVVLLDRVCDHLGLQERQLFSLQIRESGTAVTSVAADAHSPRWLEPEKPLKKQLKGLACPFYLNFRVRFFISDPNSLQREQTRNLYFLQIRTDIKEGRLQCPLSSAVVLASYAVQSELGDHSPSQQSGYLSKCHFIPGQDENFVSKVEELHPKHNGLTKSEAELCFLNTARTLELYGVEPHAALDTNHAPLTVGLASSGVAVFCNMVCSSFFPWGNIIKISFKRKRFFIHLKRKHGETRDCLVSLVLPCSKTCKNLWRSCVDHHSFFSCNRSAGSPKRNESDVHSYRQLITQHLGLANSKNESGPVCQRVVGGMVWNPVLRRSISSEYLETKSLPSRSPPSAPNWRSPRVRHGVRKVRPSSMELSGEQKDASEGEDVFYTYRASVGSSEGDASPHQLGEILLQADDGAAEDDGVSGSVYSNKALSEGDLLLVRIAPDHEGKFGFNVKGGVDQKMALAVSRVRPDSPAGRCEPKLLEGDQVVLINGRDISEHTHDQVVMFIRASRESHSRELALLVKRKGPGRAAALLLPSPALALTAQSQGDAPPSPGRSERVATLDESMRLLERGIQSGTLCFHFENLYRRKPGLSLSCARLPKNMDKNRYRDILPYDATRVTLQGQDDYINASHVAVEPPVSGVCLRYVAAQGPLPQTCAHFWQTVWEQQSHTVVMLTTLTERGRTKCHQYWPHPPEGKDYGHVRVKCHSEECNLAYVTRQFTLTHTQRGEERAVTHLQYVAWPDHGVPDDPSDFLLFVGSARERRRAREPLVVHCSAGIGRTGVLITMETALTLLDRGLPVFPLDIVKTLRDQRAMMIQTTCQFQFVCEAILRVYKEKQGGSAAP, encoded by the exons ATGCCAAATCCGGACCTGCTCTGCCTAGTTCAGCTGCTGGACGGCACCATCGAGACCTTCCGAGTCAAC AAGCAAGATGAAGGTGTGGTTCTGTTGGACCGAGTGTGCGACCACCTGGGCCTGCAGGAGAGGCAGCTCTTCAGTCTGCAGATCAGAGAGTCCGGCACAGCCGTCACCTCCGTCGCAGCCGACGCGCACTCGCCC AGATGGTTGGAGCCTGAGAAACCCTTGAAGAAGCAGCTAAAAG GTCTGGCGTGTCCCTTTTATCTAAACTTCCGGGTGCGCTTCTTCATTTCCGATCCCAACTCTCTGCAGCGTGAACAGACGAG GAACCTTTACTTCCTCCAGATCAGGACTGACATTAAAGAGGGCAG GTTGCAGTGCCCGCTGAGTTCGGCCGTCGTGTTGGCCTCTTACGCCGTCCAGT CCGAGCTGGGGGACCACAGCCCGTCCCAGCAAAGCGGTTACTTGTCGAAGTGCCACTTCATCCCCGGGCAGGACGAGAACTTTGTATCCAAAGTGGAGGAGCTGCATCCCAAGCACAA CGGTCTGACGAAGAGTGAGGCAGAGCTGTGTTTCCTCAACACGGCCCGGACGTTGGAGCTGTACGGCGTGGAGCCGCACGCCGCCCTG GACACCAACCATGCCCCTCTCACGGTGGGCTTGGCATCAAGCGGCGTTGCCGTATTCTGTAATATGGTTTGCTCCAGTTTCTTCCCCTG GGGGAACATTATCAAGATTTCATTTAAGAGGAAGCGCTTCTTCATACATCTCAAGCGCAAACAT GGGGAGACCCGGGACTGCCTGGTGTCGCTGGTTCTGCCGTGCTCCAAGACCTGCAAGAACCTGTGGCGCTCCTGTGTGGATCATCACTCCTTCTTCAGCTGCAACCGCAGCGCCGGGAGCCCCAAACGCAACGAAAGCGACGTTCATTCCTACAGGCAGCTGATTACTCAGCACCTGGGCCTGGCGAACAGTAAAAACGAAAG CGGTCCGGTTTGCCAACGTGTAGTGGGCGGGATGGTGTGGAACCCAGTCCTGCGCCGGTCCATTTCGTCAgaatatttggaaacaaagaGTCTGCCGTCTAGATCGCCCCCCAGCGCGCCCAACTG GCGGAGTCCTCGCGTTCGCCACGGCGTCCGCAAAGTGCGCCCGTCGTCCATGGAGCTGAGCGGCGAGCAGAAAGACGCGTCGGAGGGCGAAGACGTCTTCTACACGTACAGGGCGTCCGTCGGCAGCAGCGAGGGGGACGCGTCGCCGCATCA GTTGGGCGAGATCTTGTTGCAAGCTGATGACGGCGCAGCAGAAGACGACGGCGTCAGCGGCTCCGTCTACAGCAACAAG GCCCTCAGCGAGGGCGACCTGCTGCTGGTACGCATTGCCCCTGATCACGAGGGCAAGTTTGGCTTCAATGTTAAA GGCGGGGTGGATCAGAAGATGGCTCTCGCCGTATCCCGCGTTAGACCTGACTCTCCG GCCGGTCGATGTGAGCCCAAACTGCTGGAGGGTGACCAGGTGGTGCTCATCAACGGTCGAGACATTTCCGAACACACGCACGACCAGGTGGTCATGTTCATACGGGCCAGCAGAGAGTCGCACTCCCGGGAGCTGGCCCTGCTCGTCAAACGCAAAG GTCCCGGCCGAGCGGCGGCACTCCTGCTGCCGTCCCCGGCCCTCGCCCTCACCGCTCAGTCCCAGGGTGACGCGCCGCCGTCTCCCGGCCGCTCGGAGCGGGTCGCCACGCTGGACGAATCCATGCGACTGTTGGAGAGAGGAATTCAGTCGGGAACGCTGTGCTTCCATTTCGAG AATTTATACAGGAGGAAGCCCGGCTTGTCGCTAAGCTGCGCTCGGCTTCCCAAGAACATGGACAAGAATCGCTACAGGGACATTTTACCCT ATGACGCAACCAGAGTCACCCTCCAGGGCCAGGACGACTACATCAACGCCAGCCACGTCGCG GTGGAACCTCCGGTGTCTGGGGTGTGTTTACGTTATGTTGCAGCTCAGGGTCCACTGCCGCAGACCTGCGCTCACTTTTGGCAAACTGTTTGGGAGCAGCAGTCGCACACCGTTGTCATGCTTACAACTCTGACGGAGCGGGGAAGG ACCAAGTGCCACCAGTACTGGCCGCATCCGCCGGAAGGCAAGGATTACGGACACGTGCGGGTGAAGTGTCACTCGGAGGAGTGCAACCTGGCCTACGTGACGCGGCAGTTCACCCTCACGCACACTCAG CGGGGCGAAGAGCGTGCGGTCACGCACCTGCAGTACGTGGCGTGGCCCGACCACGGCGTACCCGACGACCCCTCCGACTTCCTGCTGTTCGTCGGCTCGGCGCGGGAGAGGAGGCGAGCCCGAGAGCCTCTCGTGGTGCACTGCAG CGCCGGGATCGGACGGACGGGCGTTCTGATCACCATGGAGACGGCGCTGACGCTGCTGGATCGGGGGCTGCCGGTGTTTCCGCTGGACATTGTCAAAACACTGAGAGATCAGCGAGCCATGATGATTCAGACCACG TGTCAGTTCCAGTTTGTGTGCGAGGCCATCCTGCGAGTCTACAAGGAGAAGCAAGGGGGCTCTGCGGCCCCGTAG
- the ptpn3 gene encoding tyrosine-protein phosphatase non-receptor type 3 isoform X1: MPNPDLLCLVQLLDGTIETFRVNKQDEGVVLLDRVCDHLGLQERQLFSLQIRESGTAVTSVAADAHSPRWLEPEKPLKKQLKGLACPFYLNFRVRFFISDPNSLQREQTRNLYFLQIRTDIKEGRLQCPLSSAVVLASYAVQSELGDHSPSQQSGYLSKCHFIPGQDENFVSKVEELHPKHNGLTKSEAELCFLNTARTLELYGVEPHAALDTNHAPLTVGLASSGVAVFCNMVCSSFFPWGNIIKISFKRKRFFIHLKRKHGETRDCLVSLVLPCSKTCKNLWRSCVDHHSFFSCNRSAGSPKRNESDVHSYRQLITQHLGLANSKNESGPVCQRVVGGMVWNPVLRRSISSEYLETKSLPSRSPPSAPNWRSPRVRHGVRKVRPSSMELSGEQKDASEGEDVFYTYRASVGSSEGDASPHQLGEILLQADDGAAEDDGVSGSVYSNKQALSEGDLLLVRIAPDHEGKFGFNVKGGVDQKMALAVSRVRPDSPAGRCEPKLLEGDQVVLINGRDISEHTHDQVVMFIRASRESHSRELALLVKRKGPGRAAALLLPSPALALTAQSQGDAPPSPGRSERVATLDESMRLLERGIQSGTLCFHFENLYRRKPGLSLSCARLPKNMDKNRYRDILPYDATRVTLQGQDDYINASHVAVEPPVSGVCLRYVAAQGPLPQTCAHFWQTVWEQQSHTVVMLTTLTERGRTKCHQYWPHPPEGKDYGHVRVKCHSEECNLAYVTRQFTLTHTQRGEERAVTHLQYVAWPDHGVPDDPSDFLLFVGSARERRRAREPLVVHCSAGIGRTGVLITMETALTLLDRGLPVFPLDIVKTLRDQRAMMIQTTCQFQFVCEAILRVYKEKQGGSAAP, from the exons ATGCCAAATCCGGACCTGCTCTGCCTAGTTCAGCTGCTGGACGGCACCATCGAGACCTTCCGAGTCAAC AAGCAAGATGAAGGTGTGGTTCTGTTGGACCGAGTGTGCGACCACCTGGGCCTGCAGGAGAGGCAGCTCTTCAGTCTGCAGATCAGAGAGTCCGGCACAGCCGTCACCTCCGTCGCAGCCGACGCGCACTCGCCC AGATGGTTGGAGCCTGAGAAACCCTTGAAGAAGCAGCTAAAAG GTCTGGCGTGTCCCTTTTATCTAAACTTCCGGGTGCGCTTCTTCATTTCCGATCCCAACTCTCTGCAGCGTGAACAGACGAG GAACCTTTACTTCCTCCAGATCAGGACTGACATTAAAGAGGGCAG GTTGCAGTGCCCGCTGAGTTCGGCCGTCGTGTTGGCCTCTTACGCCGTCCAGT CCGAGCTGGGGGACCACAGCCCGTCCCAGCAAAGCGGTTACTTGTCGAAGTGCCACTTCATCCCCGGGCAGGACGAGAACTTTGTATCCAAAGTGGAGGAGCTGCATCCCAAGCACAA CGGTCTGACGAAGAGTGAGGCAGAGCTGTGTTTCCTCAACACGGCCCGGACGTTGGAGCTGTACGGCGTGGAGCCGCACGCCGCCCTG GACACCAACCATGCCCCTCTCACGGTGGGCTTGGCATCAAGCGGCGTTGCCGTATTCTGTAATATGGTTTGCTCCAGTTTCTTCCCCTG GGGGAACATTATCAAGATTTCATTTAAGAGGAAGCGCTTCTTCATACATCTCAAGCGCAAACAT GGGGAGACCCGGGACTGCCTGGTGTCGCTGGTTCTGCCGTGCTCCAAGACCTGCAAGAACCTGTGGCGCTCCTGTGTGGATCATCACTCCTTCTTCAGCTGCAACCGCAGCGCCGGGAGCCCCAAACGCAACGAAAGCGACGTTCATTCCTACAGGCAGCTGATTACTCAGCACCTGGGCCTGGCGAACAGTAAAAACGAAAG CGGTCCGGTTTGCCAACGTGTAGTGGGCGGGATGGTGTGGAACCCAGTCCTGCGCCGGTCCATTTCGTCAgaatatttggaaacaaagaGTCTGCCGTCTAGATCGCCCCCCAGCGCGCCCAACTG GCGGAGTCCTCGCGTTCGCCACGGCGTCCGCAAAGTGCGCCCGTCGTCCATGGAGCTGAGCGGCGAGCAGAAAGACGCGTCGGAGGGCGAAGACGTCTTCTACACGTACAGGGCGTCCGTCGGCAGCAGCGAGGGGGACGCGTCGCCGCATCA GTTGGGCGAGATCTTGTTGCAAGCTGATGACGGCGCAGCAGAAGACGACGGCGTCAGCGGCTCCGTCTACAGCAACAAG CAGGCCCTCAGCGAGGGCGACCTGCTGCTGGTACGCATTGCCCCTGATCACGAGGGCAAGTTTGGCTTCAATGTTAAA GGCGGGGTGGATCAGAAGATGGCTCTCGCCGTATCCCGCGTTAGACCTGACTCTCCG GCCGGTCGATGTGAGCCCAAACTGCTGGAGGGTGACCAGGTGGTGCTCATCAACGGTCGAGACATTTCCGAACACACGCACGACCAGGTGGTCATGTTCATACGGGCCAGCAGAGAGTCGCACTCCCGGGAGCTGGCCCTGCTCGTCAAACGCAAAG GTCCCGGCCGAGCGGCGGCACTCCTGCTGCCGTCCCCGGCCCTCGCCCTCACCGCTCAGTCCCAGGGTGACGCGCCGCCGTCTCCCGGCCGCTCGGAGCGGGTCGCCACGCTGGACGAATCCATGCGACTGTTGGAGAGAGGAATTCAGTCGGGAACGCTGTGCTTCCATTTCGAG AATTTATACAGGAGGAAGCCCGGCTTGTCGCTAAGCTGCGCTCGGCTTCCCAAGAACATGGACAAGAATCGCTACAGGGACATTTTACCCT ATGACGCAACCAGAGTCACCCTCCAGGGCCAGGACGACTACATCAACGCCAGCCACGTCGCG GTGGAACCTCCGGTGTCTGGGGTGTGTTTACGTTATGTTGCAGCTCAGGGTCCACTGCCGCAGACCTGCGCTCACTTTTGGCAAACTGTTTGGGAGCAGCAGTCGCACACCGTTGTCATGCTTACAACTCTGACGGAGCGGGGAAGG ACCAAGTGCCACCAGTACTGGCCGCATCCGCCGGAAGGCAAGGATTACGGACACGTGCGGGTGAAGTGTCACTCGGAGGAGTGCAACCTGGCCTACGTGACGCGGCAGTTCACCCTCACGCACACTCAG CGGGGCGAAGAGCGTGCGGTCACGCACCTGCAGTACGTGGCGTGGCCCGACCACGGCGTACCCGACGACCCCTCCGACTTCCTGCTGTTCGTCGGCTCGGCGCGGGAGAGGAGGCGAGCCCGAGAGCCTCTCGTGGTGCACTGCAG CGCCGGGATCGGACGGACGGGCGTTCTGATCACCATGGAGACGGCGCTGACGCTGCTGGATCGGGGGCTGCCGGTGTTTCCGCTGGACATTGTCAAAACACTGAGAGATCAGCGAGCCATGATGATTCAGACCACG TGTCAGTTCCAGTTTGTGTGCGAGGCCATCCTGCGAGTCTACAAGGAGAAGCAAGGGGGCTCTGCGGCCCCGTAG
- the LOC133480215 gene encoding putative transmembrane protein 244 isoform X2: MAFKSKALDSETVFFNLLLCLAIFYALFYMIGSVCFGAFRLDGFDGRIPFDFKTKPEDSISKYLVNLLSLELTYFCSGLLFAAVVKRRVWDYALTVTCLHVFITSLVMLEFPLAWQWWLALGSGLFLMMCNGQLIAYFACQDDQSYVTFAVY; this comes from the exons ATGGCATTCAAAAGCAAAGCGCTCGACTCGGAG ACCGTTTTCTTCAACCTGCTGCTGTGCCTGGCCATCTTCTACGCTCTGTTCTACATGATCGGCAGTGTTTGTTTCGGTGCCTTCAG GTTGGATGGCTTTGATGGACGGATACCTTTTGACTTCAAGACCAAGCCGGAGGACTCCATCTCGAAATACTTGG TCAACCTGCTGTCCTTGGAGCTGACTTACTTCTGCAGTGGCTTGCTGTTTGCCGCCGTGGTCAAGAGGAGGGTGTGGGACTACGCGCTCACGGTCACTTGTCTGCACGTCTTCATCACCAGCCTCG TGATGCTGGAGTTTCCGCTGGCATGGCAGTGGTGGTTGGCCTTAG GTAGTGGCTTGTTTCTGATGATGTGCAATGGTCAGCTGATCGCTTACTTCGCCTGCCAGGATGACCAAAGCTACGTTACCTTCGCCGTCTATTAA
- the LOC133480215 gene encoding putative transmembrane protein 244 isoform X1: MNCPSWEMYVHHPTRSNLTPRLCPPARQTVFFNLLLCLAIFYALFYMIGSVCFGAFRLDGFDGRIPFDFKTKPEDSISKYLVNLLSLELTYFCSGLLFAAVVKRRVWDYALTVTCLHVFITSLVMLEFPLAWQWWLALGSGLFLMMCNGQLIAYFACQDDQSYVTFAVY, from the exons ATGAATTGTCCATCATGGGAAATGTATGTCCATCATCCTACTCGTAGTAACCTAACTCCACGTTTGTGTCCGCCTGCCCGCCAGACCGTTTTCTTCAACCTGCTGCTGTGCCTGGCCATCTTCTACGCTCTGTTCTACATGATCGGCAGTGTTTGTTTCGGTGCCTTCAG GTTGGATGGCTTTGATGGACGGATACCTTTTGACTTCAAGACCAAGCCGGAGGACTCCATCTCGAAATACTTGG TCAACCTGCTGTCCTTGGAGCTGACTTACTTCTGCAGTGGCTTGCTGTTTGCCGCCGTGGTCAAGAGGAGGGTGTGGGACTACGCGCTCACGGTCACTTGTCTGCACGTCTTCATCACCAGCCTCG TGATGCTGGAGTTTCCGCTGGCATGGCAGTGGTGGTTGGCCTTAG GTAGTGGCTTGTTTCTGATGATGTGCAATGGTCAGCTGATCGCTTACTTCGCCTGCCAGGATGACCAAAGCTACGTTACCTTCGCCGTCTATTAA
- the LOC133480215 gene encoding putative transmembrane protein 244 isoform X3: MNCPSWEMYVHHPTRSNLTPRLCPPARQTVFFNLLLCLAIFYALFYMIGSVCFGAFRLDGFDGRIPFDFKTKPEDSISKYLVNLLSLELTYFCSGLLFAAVVKRRVWDYALTVTCLHVFITSLGFVLQ, from the exons ATGAATTGTCCATCATGGGAAATGTATGTCCATCATCCTACTCGTAGTAACCTAACTCCACGTTTGTGTCCGCCTGCCCGCCAGACCGTTTTCTTCAACCTGCTGCTGTGCCTGGCCATCTTCTACGCTCTGTTCTACATGATCGGCAGTGTTTGTTTCGGTGCCTTCAG GTTGGATGGCTTTGATGGACGGATACCTTTTGACTTCAAGACCAAGCCGGAGGACTCCATCTCGAAATACTTGG TCAACCTGCTGTCCTTGGAGCTGACTTACTTCTGCAGTGGCTTGCTGTTTGCCGCCGTGGTCAAGAGGAGGGTGTGGGACTACGCGCTCACGGTCACTTGTCTGCACGTCTTCATCACCAGCCTCG GTTTCGTGTTGCAGTGA